One Spirochaetota bacterium genomic window carries:
- a CDS encoding HD-GYP domain-containing protein translates to MAEMRKIPVDELKPGMRFDKPVYIDSNNMLVAANVSIKLDDIKKLMRWGVSEVETAGTLVSTDQEIKAFTARATMTESDEAKKIIDDYNKLLTQRVPLIEIHKDACKAIANVHNAIKADQQFSIDEIDVSLTKIMEIMKNYPNIFLFLYGLEEGKNYLVVHSVNVTFYSLLIGMALKYTPLKLRELGIGTMLIDAGMIKLPAYIMHKQSNLTEHEFNQIKTHPLHGYKALRQLGKIPEKSALVCLQHHEQYDGKGYPRGLKGTQIDEYARIAAIADSYEAQIANRAYRKRIFFYQAMKNLLSSGINKFDPVILRIFLSRMSVYPIGSIVELNNGTVGIVIGSIPQKPLRPIVKLIIDSNKKRFTDTIIVNLLEEKALYIIRALDEAEIGVNLFEVL, encoded by the coding sequence ATGGCTGAAATGCGAAAAATACCAGTTGATGAATTAAAACCCGGGATGCGGTTTGATAAACCGGTGTATATAGACAGTAACAATATGCTTGTTGCTGCCAATGTGTCCATCAAGCTTGATGATATTAAAAAACTTATGCGGTGGGGAGTCAGTGAGGTTGAAACTGCGGGAACTTTAGTTTCAACCGATCAAGAAATCAAGGCTTTTACTGCCCGTGCCACCATGACTGAAAGCGATGAAGCAAAGAAGATCATTGATGATTATAATAAGCTTCTTACCCAACGGGTTCCTTTGATAGAAATACATAAAGATGCATGTAAAGCGATTGCAAATGTCCACAATGCCATAAAAGCTGATCAACAGTTTTCTATTGATGAAATTGATGTTTCCTTAACAAAAATAATGGAAATCATGAAGAATTATCCTAATATCTTTTTATTTTTGTATGGATTGGAAGAAGGCAAAAATTATTTAGTTGTTCATTCTGTTAACGTCACATTTTACTCCCTGCTTATAGGCATGGCTTTGAAATATACGCCCTTAAAACTGCGTGAACTGGGAATTGGTACCATGCTTATAGATGCCGGTATGATTAAATTACCCGCATACATCATGCATAAGCAATCCAACCTGACGGAACATGAGTTTAATCAAATAAAGACGCATCCCTTACATGGGTATAAAGCACTACGGCAACTTGGCAAAATCCCTGAAAAAAGTGCCCTTGTATGCCTGCAACACCATGAACAATATGATGGCAAAGGCTATCCACGGGGACTAAAAGGCACACAAATTGATGAATATGCCCGTATTGCAGCCATAGCTGACTCATACGAAGCTCAGATAGCAAACAGGGCATACCGTAAACGGATATTCTTCTATCAGGCAATGAAGAATTTGCTCTCAAGTGGAATCAATAAATTTGACCCGGTTATACTGCGTATATTCCTGTCAAGGATGTCAGTATATCCTATTGGTTCAATAGTTGAGCTTAACAATGGTACTGTAGGAATTGTTATTGGTTCTATTCCGCAAAAGCCTTTGCGCCCTATTGTTAAGCTTATTATTGATTCAAATAAAAAACGTTTTACCGATACCATTATCGTTAACCTTCTTGAAGAAAAAGCTCTGTATATAATACGGGCACTTGATGAAGCCGAAATTGGCGTAAATCTTTTTGAAGTACTATAG
- a CDS encoding EscU/YscU/HrcU family type III secretion system export apparatus switch protein, with product MEDIAVALQYSVEEHIPKVIAKGKGKLAKSILDKAQEYNIPIYQDKDLAAVLSSLEAGSYIPESLYKAVAVVLAYCYRINSDFRKKLN from the coding sequence ATGGAAGACATTGCGGTAGCACTGCAGTACTCAGTAGAAGAACACATTCCCAAAGTCATTGCTAAAGGGAAAGGAAAACTTGCAAAAAGTATTCTTGACAAAGCACAAGAGTATAATATACCTATTTATCAGGACAAAGATTTAGCAGCAGTACTTTCATCCCTGGAAGCCGGTTCATATATACCTGAAAGCCTTTACAAAGCTGTTGCAGTAGTACTGGCATATTGCTATCGCATAAACAGCGATTTTAGAAAAAAATTGAATTGA
- a CDS encoding YraN family protein, producing MNNHQFGTEGETLAKDFIEKQGFTVIEQNFRYGRYGEIDIIGIKDTLLVFFEVKTRHTLAYGNPSYAITHKKKKALRAVATYFLIQNSQYNSKHYTLRFDCITILGQTVEWIQDIVR from the coding sequence ATGAATAACCACCAATTTGGCACTGAGGGAGAAACCCTTGCAAAAGATTTTATAGAGAAACAGGGATTTACCGTTATTGAACAGAATTTCCGCTACGGACGTTATGGTGAAATTGACATCATTGGCATAAAGGATACATTGCTTGTGTTCTTTGAGGTTAAAACCCGCCATACATTAGCATATGGTAATCCATCATACGCTATCACCCATAAAAAGAAAAAAGCTCTACGCGCAGTGGCTACCTATTTCCTGATTCAAAATTCACAATACAATAGTAAACACTACACACTGCGATTTGATTGCATAACTATATTAGGGCAAACAGTAGAATGGATACAGGATATAGTACGGTAA